One window of the Sparus aurata chromosome 17, fSpaAur1.1, whole genome shotgun sequence genome contains the following:
- the LOC115567991 gene encoding cortexin-3 has translation MDVPRMAEGLFSSTLSSSGGGHHVPSYLTLEQKAAFVFVLLLFIFLALLIVRCFRILLDPYRSMPSSNWTDHTEKDTFDYRIV, from the coding sequence ATGGATGTGCCCAGGATGGCTGAGGGCCTCTTCAGCAGCACGCTGTCCTCGTCGGGCGGCGGCCATCACGTGCCTTCGTACCTGACGTTGGAGCAGAAGGCGGCGTTCGTCTTCGTGTTGCTGCTCTTCATCTTCCTGGCCCTGCTCATCGTACGCTGTTTTCGCATCCTGCTGGACCCGTACCGCAGCATGCCCTCATCCAACTGGACAGACCACACTGAGAAGGACACGTTTGATTACCGCATCGTCTGA